In Edaphobacter aggregans, the sequence GCCATTCTCGCCGGGCTCAAGGAGATCAACAGCACTCTGAGCAGCGCCGTCGCCTCACCACTGAAAGCAATCGATCAGGTGGAACAGCAGGAGCAGCAGTTCCAACAGAACGTACTTTATCCAATATCGGCTATAAACAGCGCCAAGCAGATGGTGACTGGGTTTACGGCCTCATTTACCAGCTTCCGTCAGCTGGGCACACTGAACATCTCAAGTGCTACGCTGCCGAACCCACAGCAGCTCGAACAACAAATGCTCTCCGGCAATCCCAACAACATCGCCGCGATCAACAGTGCTTACCAAAAGGTCTTTGCCCCGCTTCCGGCGCAGACGGCAATGCCACAAAATGTCGCATACCAAGTCGACATGGGGGATGCGCAGGCGCAGGACGCGATCAAGAAAGCAATCGAACTCGATGCTTTTGCGGAGCGGGAGATGGAAGTTGCGCAGAAACTGAACGAGCAGATCGCTGCGTCGGCCCCGGGAACAGCACCGATCCTTGATGCCGAGGCGTCAGCGTGGGTTATACAGGCAAATGCCTACACGCAGATGGGGATGGCAGAGCTATTGCGTGTGAATAGCGCAAACCTATCGAACCGAAGCGGGGAGCTCAAAGACTCGACGACGCAGATGCAGAACCTGAATCAAAGGATCCTACAGGTTCTTACCCCTCGATGACTGGAGCGTGCGATGCAGCCCGGGATATTTGAATTTCAATCGATGCTCACGTCGGTCGTCAATGGGATCAACGGGAGCTTGCTGGCGTCGATACAGAGTGTTGCATATGTACTGATGACCATATGCCTTGTCCTTGGCATCTATGAAGCCTATGTAAGGGGCGGTGATGTTCGATCCTTAGCGGGGACGTTTTTGAAGTATGCAGTCGCGGCCTTCGTGATCGGCTACTGGCCGAATTTCTTCTCTGATCTATTCACTGGATTTAATCAGATCGCTAACACCATCGACAGCAGTTTCGGAGCTCATGATTTGGCTACGAGTTGGGAGGCACAACTGCGAGACCTCTTCCAAGCTAATGGCTACAACAAGATATTCACATCAATTCCATGGACGCCATCAGCCCTGCTTACACTTTTGGAGATCATGCTTGCCTACGTCATTTATCCAGTTGCAGTTCAAATCTTTGCTCTGATCTATACATTCTGGGGATCATGCCTCTTTGCGATGGGGCCATTCGTGATCGCTCTGGCGCCGAGTTCGATGATCAACTCGCTTACAAAGTATTACGCGTTGAATCTTGGCGTATGGAATGCCTGGTCAATCATCTACGGCGTTTTTGGATGTTTGATTACTGCCATTCACGCCAACGATGTTGATGCAATCCTAGCAGGCAATTTGGGTAGCTTCGGTTTTGGAGACGCTACTTTTGGATCTCTCGATGGTGGCATAGAGATGATTGGGTTGATCAGCATTATCTACGCCATCTGCATTCTCTTGATTCCGATGGTGGCGGCCTTCATCCTTCGCGGGCAGTTTTCGGCCGTCGGTGCGGGCCTGGCCATGGCCGCTTCCAGAGTGGCGAATGGCGGAATTAGCGGAGCGAGGGCAGGCGCGGCGCTCGGGCCAGTGGGTGCGCTTGGAGGAGCAGCAGTTGGAGCAGGCCTGGGAATTATGGGCATCGGCAGCAATGCGCTGTTTGCGTCAGGGACGACAGGCGGTGGCGGTGGACAGGGTGGAAGTGGCGGCGGGACTTACAGCACTCCACCACCGAACACGCCAGCGCCGAACAATCCGACCAGAGGGTAACGAGAGGAGAGGGAGGATATGACGATGAGAGCCAGGAGCAAGGTCAAAAATGAAACGCCCAGGTTCTATGAGATGGATGGTGCGCTGAGAGCGTATTCCAACCGAAGCATTGTGATCGCCGGGGTGATGGGTGTGGTGTCGTTAGTCGCTGTCGTCGGCTTTCTATTCGTGCGCATGGAGCCCCCGACCGTGATTAGGGTGAACAGTCAGGGTGAGGCGAGTGTCATCACCCCGTATCGAGCGGCGAAGGCACGCTTCTTGCCCTCCGCGCTTGCTGCGAACTCGTCGAATGCTGCTCCAGACGAATACGAGAAAGAAGCCTTCATCAAGAGCTTTCTGGTTCGCTATCTCGACTACGACCCACACACGCTCTCGCAGAACTGGGCTGATGCGATGAACAAGATGACGACGAACCTGCGGCGCAGCGCCCTTACAACTATGGAGAAGAACGATACCGTAGGGAAACTCGAAGAGGAGCAGGGAAGCTCGACCTTCAAACTGAGCCACATCGAACAGAGCAAGGATGACCCGCTGACCTACACAGCATTTGGTGTGAGGACGGTTCGCAGCATGAACAATGAGCACGAACTCATCAACCAACTGGTCGAGGAATACCACATCCGGCTAATCAACATTGAGCGGTCTGCGGACAATCCCGGTGGATTGCTCATCGGCGAGTACTGGTCAAAGCAGATCCAGGGGGAAAAGCGGGATGCAGTCCTCGCCGACAGTACCCTGGGCGGCAGTGCGGGTAGAGGTAGTGCCTTGCAGCCCGGCATCTCGGATGGAGGAATCAACCAATGAATAGTGAAGCGCGAGTGATGTCGATGTCGCCGGTTCCGGCCAGCGAGGAGAAGCGGCGGGGGCGGAAGCCGAGCGAAGCGAAGGACAAGGGCCCTTTGATCTTGTTTTTTCTCGCCGAAGGAAGACCGACCAGCGAGCAGATAGTGCTTAAGGAAAAGTTCGGTTCGGAAGGCGCCGTGATGGTCGAGGCGTTCAAGCGTGGCGAACCCTACTATCGCATCGAAGTGTGGCAGTCACACGCAGTAGTCAACGATGGAGTTGTAGCAATCGAGAAAGAGCCGGTGAAAATGCAGACCTAACACCACCGAGCGGACGAGTTCAGAAAAACCAATCGATAAGTAATGCTTGCCGATCTGGTTCTCTGAGCCACCTTGCGGGCCTATTCGCAGGGATTCGTTCCGCTAACCGGCATGGAAGCCTGGTTAGTTCCCCTCAACAAGCTCGGGAAAGACCAGGTCAAGCCGGCTTTTAGCGGATTGGCATGGTTTCTTCCTGTGCCCAAGCACACGGAGAACTCACATGCATAGTTATGAAGGAAATCGAATCGTGATGATCGACATCGATACCAACGGGCGGACGGAAGAGCGCATACCTGGAACCGGTCAGGAATCGTGGCTCGACACAACGCTCCTGGGTGCGATGTATCCCAATATCCACGTGGCGCTGGTCAGTGTTCCTACCGAACCTCTCGATGATTTCGAAGAGGCTAACGTGGCGAACGCGATGACCGCTGTGTCACACAATGGCATTGCCTACAAAATGGTCGGAGCATCAGGATCGGCCAAAAACGGCAAATACTACTACTGTGACGCTGCACATGAGCCTTTGATCGCCAGACGCTTCCAGCAATGGCCCGAGGCGGCAATCACGTACTTCGGGATCCTGGTGTCCGGCTGCAAAGTCGTACGTAAGGAACCGGAGGCTCGCGTGTCGGTGGTCAGGGATCTTGAACTTGGAACGAACGATTGCCGCGGCTGGATACGGAGAAGTCTCTTCAGGAAGCTCGCGCTTCCGGAAGGACGTTTCTACCAATTCCGGCTGGCATTCGGGGAGACCCAAGCGAAAGGCAGCTTCAAAGTCATGGCTGACGACGTTGCCGACGCTCTTGGCGTAGACATCATCGTTCCGGAGAGTTCGATCAAACCCAGTATGAAGATGCCGTCCGTCCTGGCCAGTTTCGTTGGCCTGGGCTCGCGCACCTTCAAGAGCGAGATCGTTCTGGGAATCCGTGAAATCTCGCGGCCTCTTCAGTTCGAATCAAGCTATACCGTACTGCAACATGCACCGGTGGAGTCGATCGAGACCGAGATCGTTCCGCAGGCCGTGGAGATGATCGAAACGGTCAAAACGGCTTGGAGGGAAGGGAATCACCGCAAGGTGGTTGAGCTCATTGGGCAGGAGGTCCGCCAGAATGACAACTCAGAGGGCGAAGAGTTCCAAAGGGTTGTCGAAGCGGCGCTCCTGGCTGATGGTTCGGGCGAGATTACACGCCATCCCTACATCCATACGCAGCTCAGTCGTCTGATGGCGAGATGGGCCTACAAGCTGATGACCGGTGGAGGCATCGAACTACCCGCGTTCGCGCTGGCAGACGATGGCTACCTGGTTCTTCAGAGTGGCAAGGTCCTGTCGCGCGCTGACTGGATGCCGCTGCGCGCAGCCATTACAACCGTTCCGTCTCAATCAGGCCTATGTGTGCGCTACCCCGTACGCATGAAGGAAGACCTGCTCCCACTTGAGCATCTCAAAGGGGAAAGGTTGACGGACCACCTGATTGAGAAGCATGGACTCCATCCTGACGTTGCAGCTATGGTTGTGAATGAGCAATTGACGCTTGAAGGGACCTATACACTTCATTCGGAGACCGCTAAACGCAATGGCGGTGATTACGACTTTGACTGGGTGTGTGTCATCGATGCAACGCGGTTCCCACGTTTCGTGGAAAGCCGTTTTCGTATGGATCGCGAACACGAGGTCACGAAGACGAAGGCTGGTAGAGCCAAGTCTCCGTGGTTTTCCCTCGAATTCGTTGCTCTCAAGTCGCGTGGGAATCAGATCGGCGTCATTACCGACCTGATGAGTTCCTGCGTCGCCAGCGGCCGAGACGACTTGCTCTATGAGCTGGTCGGCGAGTTGCAGCTGGAGATCGATTCGCTCAAACACAATACGAATGCCGATCGGAGCAAACTGCGAGGAATCCGTCAGCAGGTTCTTCCGGCGCCCTGGCTTGCTTTGAAAGAGGCCAAGGCGATCAACGCTCAGGACTTACCACTCTCGCTCGAGATTCTGCCGACGGATCGTATCGGTCGGCTCTACAACATTCTTCGTAAACATATCGAAGAACTGATGGAGAAGCCGTTCCCGATCGAGCAGTTCCGCGGCCTGATCACGGGCAACACCGTATCCAACGTCATGTTTGAAGAAGCACGCCTGATCAACACCGTGTATGCAGCTGGACACGGCATGATTCAGGGAAAACTCACCCAGGAGAAGAAGGCACATGATCAGGCGACTGTACGAGTGGCCGAGGCCATCCGGTCAGGAAACCGGCAGGGTATCGCCGCAGAAAGACGGGCATTCGCAAAAGCGAAGGCTCGTTATCGCCGCGCTCAAGAGCAAGCCCGGGAGACCTCCGCTACCTTGCAGTCGATCGTTCGTAGTTGGGGCGACGGCAAGGAAATGTACCGGGTGGGCTGGTGCCAGGCGCTCCACACGGTGGTCTCTCGCGGTAAAGGGATGGGATCGATTCTGTTCCATGCCTTTCCCCAGGAGGTCGTTGATTCGATTGCAGCCCGCACCGGCGGAATTCGTACGCAAGTCGCGCCTTCCGGAAGAGGAGTGCGTGTTGCGGTTGAGGGCGACTGCTTGTTCTCTGTTCGTCCGGGCAGGAAGGAGTTCCTGCTTCGGCTGGACCGGGGAGCGAACCGAATCGTTGGGACCGCAAGTTAACTCGTCGGCGCGCTTTAGGGTTCGTCGACAAACAACTGAATAGCCAACCGCCTGGTGGACCAGCAGCCGAATCGTCTGTCCCCCAGGGCAAACATTCGCCTGCTGCCTGTCCGGGAAGAATGGAGTGATCGGATGCGATTCCTGAATTGGCGCAGAACGAATGGCGGAGTGCGAGTATCCGTCAGGATCCAGCGCACGCCACAGCAGTGGCTCTTCCAATGGGTAACCATCGGCAAGCGCCGTTACTCGAAACGCGAACTACTTGATATCGAAATGCGAGTCAGGAAGTTCGTAAACCCAAGGGTCCAGGTTCCCCCTCGAACCCTGGAGACCGAAGCTCACACCATCGTGGTGTGAATACAACCTGTGCGAAGAGGATGGCCTTCAAGGCATCCTCTTCCCAGATTCAAGGAGAGCGCCGTCATGCTCATTCAGAAAAATGTTATTGTGCTTAGCATTCTGGGCGGGAGCATGGCGTTTGCCCAGAACATCGTTCACCAGCCCGTCAACCCTAACGGCGTTACCCCGGTTCACACGTCGCTCGATCACATCAGCATCCTCCAACTCCCCGAAAAGATCACTCGCGTTGCAGCGGGAAGCGATGCGATGCAGATCGAATGGCACGATAACAGTGTCTTCATCAAGCCTCTGAAGCAGGGGCAGGCGACCAATCTCATGGTTTGGACCGAGCACCAGTTCTCAACCTATGAGCTGGAGGCACCAGGTGACGTTCACAGCATGTCCTTTGTCATTGATGAAACAGCAGCCCTGGGTGCTCAAAGCAGTGGGCATTCCGTGGCAGCAGCGGCTGCAACTCCGTCGCCCCAGGAGATCCAGCGAATAACAGATTCTTCCATCGGGTCTACGCTGCTCGAGGTCACACCGGTCGTCGCTCGCGGAGTGCGTCCCGTCAAAGACCATGTCAGTGTTCTCATCAAGGAAGTGGTTCGCGACAAGAATTCTCTCTATGTACGGTTTGCCGTCAGCAATACCGGATCGCATCCATACCGAATTGTCTCGCCCAATGTCTTCACGATCGTTCCAACGAAAAACGCCGAGCTTCTCGCTGGATTGAAGAATCTTCAGATCCCGGAACAGGGCACCTATCAATTTCAGTCCGGTGAGACCATACAGGTCACGGTGAGGGGTACGGCACTTCCCGAGAAAGATGTGCAACCAGGCGCAACGGTCGAAGGAGTATTGGCTCTTGAGCCTGCCGACGTGCAAAAGGCCGGGGTGTACGAATTCATCTTCGGGAATGACGGGACCCATCGCATTCTGGCCACGGCGGTGCTCTGATGGCAGAGCTCGAATATCTCTCTCTTGAGGAGGCGCATGCGCGCCTCCTCGTTGCTTATGGCCGAGCTGGCGATGGCGAGTTCCTGGAGACGTTGCGCCGTCCATTGACTAATCCGATCGCGCAGCGCGATGACAAGGGCAGGCGGAAGATCCACCCTCTTCTTATTGTCGCCGGGATTCTCCTGGCACTCGCCGGCGCGGCCATGACCTTCTTCAGTTTTCAAAGCTGAACGAACCGATCGGAGCCTCCCTTGATACGTGAAGACTCATATCGCCGACACAACGATGCGCAGGATGCCGTCCTGCTGGCCTGGGTGCTGATCCTTGGGATCTTTGGCATTCTCTATTTCCTCGCCTATGACCGGCTGCATGTGCGGGCAGGCCAGCTGGTCGAATTCACTATCTATCCCTTACTGGTCGCAATCTTCCTGTGGGAGCTATTGCGATACAAGGCGACGAAGAGGAACGAAATGGAGGCGACATGGCCTCGTCCGGTTCCGCATGTCCCACGCTATAAGGAAGACCAGTATCTGAAGGAAGCCTGCAAGCGATCCTCAGTCCTGCTCGGTTACGACATTTTTGGTGAGCCCTTCTATTGGAGCGATGACACACGCACCATGCAGTCGAATGCTTTTGGCATGACAGGCGCCGGCAAGACCAACCTTCTCGAAACAGTTACCGAACAGGACATCATGCGCGGTGTCCCTATCATCTTCATCGATGGCAAAGGTGACAAGAAGCTGCTGGCCGAACTGCTTCCTTCAATCGAAGCCGCGGGTCGCATGCAGGACCTACGTGTGATTGACCCACTGCGGCCGGAGATATCGGCGCGCTACAACCCGTTTTGGGCCCCTGAAGGCAACGCGGAGGAGCACGTTGGCTTTGTCTTCGAGTCCTTCAACATGGAGAAGGACTTCTTTGAAGGTCACCAGCGCGTCTACCTCGAGAACATCGCGAGGGTATTGCACTACTCCGGCAAGCGCTTCAATTTCCACGATGTTCTGGTCTGTGCATACGACCAGGCACTGCTCAAAACGCAGATGAGAGTGGCCCTCGACCGTGTTGCGGCCGATTCAAAGATCAGCCGACAGCAGAAGTTGACGCTGACCATGAGCGTGCGCAACCTGCTCGAATCCTTCGAGGACAAAGAACGGGTCTCGAAGATCCAGGGTTTGATCAACGAAATGATGACGTTCATGGGCGACGACATGGCCATGATTACCGGGCCCTACGACGAGCTGCTTTCGTTGGACGATGTGATCGACAAAAGACTCATTCTATTCATGAGCTTAAATGTCAACGTGAATGAACGGGCAGTGACGGCGCTGGGTCGGATGCTGCTTCAGAATCTGCAATTGATGATCGGCAGACGCTATTCCCGCGCCGAGGAAGGCGAGCACCAGCCATTCGTGAGCGTCATTATGGACGAGTTCAGCCCGTTCGCCTACGAGAACTTCGCACACATTTTGCAGACGGCCCGGGGGGCGAACGTCGCCTTTCTATTCGCTCTCCAAAGCGCACCGCAGCTTCTCCAGGTGGGACGAGGCTTCCGCAATGACGTTGCCAGCGCACCCAATACAACCTTCATGTTGCGTACCAAGGACGAAGAGACAGCCCAATACTTCCTGAAAGCGAGCGCGCGGGTACGACAGATGCGCCGCAGTATGCGGGTTCAGAAGAAGGGTGTCTTCAACCCTGAGTTCGAGGAAGGGACCGAAGGAAGCCAGACGGAGATTAAGGACACCCTGGCCCAGGACGAGCACATCAAGAAGATGCCGGTCGGCCAGATGGAAATACTCATGACCGATCCGTTTCGCGGCACGATCCATAAGCACTTGCATATTAAGAAGGCTTGCGGCCATTGGCTCTCTCAAGTGCCGATGAACGTGTATCCCAAACTCGACAGCGTGGGAGCTGATTCTCATGGGCTCAACCTCAGTTTTCCGGTTCCGGATCTCGAGGAGAAGAGGCAGCGGAGGCGGAGAAAATGAAACCTTGTGGAGTCCCTGTTTTAGTTCTGCTGTTCTCGATGGGAGCTGCCAGTGGGCAACAAACGCAGCCGCGGGCTACGCAATCAACAACAAACCCGCAGGCACCATCGAGCCGTAGTTCCTATGATCCGATGGCTCGTGGAAAGGGTACCCTTCAGCCCAAAGGGATCGTCGAAACAACTCTTGCCGGGATCAATCCGCAGGATAAGGACTATGGAAGTGTCGTCGCGGATTGGCGCAAAGAGGTGTTCGACACCGCCGTCAATCGCATTTACCTGTGGAGCATCTTCGTCCTTTGCCTGGTCCTGAGCGTGTCACTTCTCGGCAATGTGTGGCTCCTTCGGCAACGCCAACGGCGACTCGCCATATCAGCCAACATTGTCGTTCAACTATTCAACGCCTATGTCGGATCGCGCGCCAAGTCTCTCGAAGTGATTGGCAAGTACAACGCACTGGTTGAGCGTTACAACCGATTGAACGATGACATGAACACTGCGACATCAGAGCAGGCCAGCGAGAGTGACGACAAAGCTCAGCATAAGGTCGACTATAACCGCGCGAAGCAGGATAAGGGGACAGCGCAACGCGGGACGCCTTCAATGGCAACATCACCCGCTGCACCGAAAGTTGATGCCGATGGGAACCTGTCAGAGTTTGAAGCGCTCCGGTCTCAGCTGCAGGAGTACGAGACAAAACTTCAGCGCAAGGATGCGCAGCTTCAGGCCAAAGACAACCAGATCACCAATCTGCGCGGGCGTCTGACCCGTGCTCATGACAGTTTGGAAGGCGAGCGGCTGCAGAAATCCGAGGCGAAATAGGATGGTAGTTCACTGCGCAAGTTTCGGCTCGTTGTGGTGGCTCAGGCCGGGGAACAATGCTTCAGACCTGCTGCGATTCTCATCCCACGCTGCCGTATTCAACACGACGGGTTTCGTTTCTGGTTCTCGAGAACGCCGCTTGTGGCACATAGCAGGCGTAATTCGAATCAACCTGGGAATGCATAGCAACACAGCCGACCCGCGGCGCCTTTCGGCAACTAGTTACGAATGCGATGGACTGGAACGCCGTGGCGAGTGGAATCGATTGCTGCTGGGACGCAGGTTAGGCCAGACCGTCGAGGCGGAGAAGATCATCCACTGCACGCGCAGCAGCGTGATTGGCAGGATAGATTTCGATTCCTCATGGCACTGCAATGGGATTCAGGTGCTCGCAGCTAGCGCACTCCGGGGTGAGCAGGAGACGCTGCTTTTCGCAGCACCCGGTGCGCAATTACAAACGGACGCAGGAGACTGGGAGGTCCTATGGGACGGTTTAGCGAAGCGATGATCGAAGAATATGAAGGTCAGGTGACGGGCGCCAGTTCGCGGACGACGTACATTCGTTACAGCCAGGAGCGCGATCTCCCGATGCTCCTCGCAATCCGAAATGCTACTTTCATGAGCCACGGGCAGCTGTTTGAGCAACTCGTCGCCACGGGAAGCGAAGTATCTCGGCGTGCCTGCAACTGGAGAATTCAGCGCCTGGTCCAAGCTGGCGTGGTCTCGAAGATGCCGCCACAGCTTCCATACTGTGGCCCCGTTTATACGATTAGCCGGAGCGGTCTGGCGTGTCTCGAGTCCTGCGGACATGGGTTGATCAGTCTCACATCGGAGTCAAAGTCGCTGGCAAATC encodes:
- a CDS encoding type IV secretory system conjugative DNA transfer family protein, with the protein product MQSNAFGMTGAGKTNLLETVTEQDIMRGVPIIFIDGKGDKKLLAELLPSIEAAGRMQDLRVIDPLRPEISARYNPFWAPEGNAEEHVGFVFESFNMEKDFFEGHQRVYLENIARVLHYSGKRFNFHDVLVCAYDQALLKTQMRVALDRVAADSKISRQQKLTLTMSVRNLLESFEDKERVSKIQGLINEMMTFMGDDMAMITGPYDELLSLDDVIDKRLILFMSLNVNVNERAVTALGRMLLQNLQLMIGRRYSRAEEGEHQPFVSVIMDEFSPFAYENFAHILQTARGANVAFLFALQSAPQLLQVGRGFRNDVASAPNTTFMLRTKDEETAQYFLKASARVRQMRRSMRVQKKGVFNPEFEEGTEGSQTEIKDTLAQDEHIKKMPVGQMEILMTDPFRGTIHKHLHIKKACGHWLSQVPMNVYPKLDSVGADSHGLNLSFPVPDLEEKRQRRRRK